Proteins from one Streptomyces genisteinicus genomic window:
- a CDS encoding vWA domain-containing protein produces MAVFSKSQVPQFSVDVYQNAYLPEGGREVNAIVTVTSTGGGTTGGFPLPGAAAGPSELPGPAGPSAGVVLMVDCSGSMDYPPTKMRNARDATAAAIDTLRDGVAFAVVAGTHKAAEVFPGNGRLAVADPATRAQAKDALRRLTAGGGTAIGTWLRLADRLLASADPSIRHGIVLTDGRNEHESPEELRSALDACAGRFTCDARGVGTDWEVKEVTGIASALLGTADIVADPSGLAADFTSMMETAMGKGVADVALRLWTPVGVEIVFVKQVAPAVEDLTGRRTVAGPRAGDYPTGSWGDESRDYHVCVRVPEAGVGQEMLAARVSLIAPAAGGGAPEVLSQGLVRAVWTDDLAASTAINAQVAHYTGQAELAQVIQQGLQARKSGDIGGATAKLGRAVQLAARSGNEDTAKLLSKVVDVVDVATGTVRLKAKVADADEMTLETRSTKTVRVKK; encoded by the coding sequence ATGGCCGTTTTCTCCAAGTCCCAGGTGCCGCAGTTCTCCGTCGACGTCTACCAGAACGCGTACCTGCCCGAGGGCGGCCGCGAGGTCAACGCGATCGTCACCGTGACCTCCACCGGCGGCGGCACCACGGGCGGTTTCCCGCTGCCGGGTGCGGCGGCGGGGCCGTCCGAACTGCCGGGTCCGGCCGGGCCCTCGGCGGGGGTGGTGCTGATGGTCGACTGCTCCGGTTCGATGGACTATCCGCCGACGAAGATGCGCAACGCCCGGGACGCGACCGCCGCCGCCATCGACACGCTGCGCGACGGAGTCGCGTTCGCCGTGGTCGCGGGCACCCACAAGGCGGCCGAGGTCTTTCCCGGCAACGGGCGGCTCGCGGTCGCCGACCCCGCGACCCGGGCGCAGGCCAAGGACGCGCTGCGCCGGCTGACCGCGGGCGGCGGGACCGCCATCGGCACCTGGCTGCGGCTCGCCGACCGGCTGCTCGCCTCCGCCGACCCGTCGATCCGGCACGGCATCGTGCTCACCGACGGCCGCAACGAGCACGAGTCGCCCGAGGAGCTGCGGTCGGCGCTCGACGCCTGTGCGGGACGGTTCACCTGCGACGCGCGCGGCGTGGGCACGGACTGGGAGGTCAAGGAGGTCACCGGCATCGCGTCCGCGCTGCTGGGCACCGCCGACATCGTCGCCGATCCGAGCGGCCTGGCCGCCGACTTCACGTCGATGATGGAGACGGCGATGGGCAAGGGGGTCGCGGACGTGGCCCTGCGGCTGTGGACGCCTGTCGGTGTGGAGATCGTCTTCGTGAAGCAGGTCGCGCCCGCCGTGGAGGACCTGACGGGCCGCCGCACCGTGGCCGGCCCGCGGGCGGGCGACTACCCGACCGGATCCTGGGGCGACGAGTCGCGCGACTACCACGTGTGCGTGCGGGTCCCGGAGGCCGGCGTGGGGCAGGAGATGCTCGCGGCCCGGGTCTCGCTGATCGCCCCCGCGGCGGGCGGCGGCGCTCCGGAGGTCCTGTCCCAGGGGCTGGTGCGTGCCGTGTGGACGGACGACCTGGCCGCGTCGACGGCGATCAACGCCCAGGTGGCGCACTACACGGGCCAGGCGGAACTGGCCCAGGTCATCCAGCAGGGGCTCCAGGCGCGCAAATCGGGAGACATCGGCGGAGCGACGGCGAAACTGGGCCGCGCCGTGCAGCTCGCGGCCCGTTCGGGCAACGAGGACACTGCGAAACTCCTTTCGAAGGTGGTGGACGTGGTCGATGTGGCGACGGGTACTGTGCGACTGAAGGCGAAGGTCGCGGATGCGGACGAGATGACACTCGAGACGCGCTCCACCAAGACCGTTCGCGTGAAGAAGTAG
- a CDS encoding FHA domain-containing protein produces the protein MPTCPNGHQSGSDDWCEVCGHRMAGPGAAAGAVPPPPPPPPAYGYPGPGGHAGPGADPQATAQAELCPQCRTPREAMAPFCEECRYNFLTQTATSYTPISPPPQPGLNLPPGFQAQPGPPPGPPRDPFDYQGSRPSQMNRPAEPLGHEPDRGPGPAQGGPGQPPNPLHGPGQAPNPLHGPGGPGPGGPGYGPGPGQAPGGQQPPQGFPPPVPSAFQQGGPPAPPAFPQPSPPAPPQHTGGGDDWMLSPPSRTQSPPPPPGPQAPPGHQGPQGPPSPQGPQSPSPFGQPPQQHQAPPQGGPQGQPPHFPAQPQQPLGWTAVIAPDRDYFMAMMQRSGPEATGLNLPAYSPEQRLPLSGNQVSIGRRRHSTGESPDIDLSVPPEDPGVSHQHAVLVQQPDGSWAVVDKNSTNGTTLNGAEDPIQPYVPIPLQDGDRVHVGAWTTITVRRG, from the coding sequence ATGCCGACCTGCCCGAACGGACACCAGTCGGGTTCCGACGACTGGTGCGAGGTCTGTGGCCACCGCATGGCCGGCCCCGGCGCCGCGGCCGGAGCCGTACCGCCGCCTCCTCCTCCGCCGCCCGCCTACGGATACCCCGGCCCCGGGGGCCACGCCGGACCGGGAGCCGATCCGCAGGCGACGGCCCAGGCGGAGCTCTGCCCGCAGTGCCGTACACCGCGCGAGGCGATGGCGCCGTTCTGCGAGGAGTGCCGGTACAACTTCCTGACGCAGACGGCCACCTCGTACACGCCGATCTCCCCGCCGCCGCAGCCGGGACTCAACCTGCCGCCCGGTTTCCAGGCCCAGCCTGGTCCGCCGCCCGGGCCGCCGCGCGACCCCTTCGACTACCAGGGGTCGCGCCCCTCGCAGATGAACCGTCCCGCGGAGCCGCTGGGCCACGAGCCGGACCGGGGCCCCGGCCCGGCGCAGGGCGGCCCCGGCCAGCCCCCCAACCCGCTGCACGGGCCGGGTCAGGCCCCCAACCCGCTGCACGGTCCCGGCGGCCCGGGTCCCGGCGGTCCCGGGTACGGTCCCGGACCGGGACAGGCGCCCGGCGGGCAGCAGCCCCCGCAGGGGTTCCCGCCGCCGGTGCCGTCGGCGTTCCAGCAGGGCGGGCCGCCGGCTCCGCCCGCGTTCCCGCAGCCTTCGCCGCCCGCGCCGCCGCAGCACACCGGCGGCGGTGACGACTGGATGCTGTCGCCGCCGTCGCGCACCCAGTCGCCGCCTCCCCCGCCCGGCCCGCAGGCGCCTCCCGGGCACCAGGGTCCGCAGGGGCCGCCGTCGCCGCAGGGACCGCAGAGCCCTTCGCCGTTCGGGCAGCCCCCGCAGCAGCACCAGGCTCCCCCGCAGGGCGGACCGCAGGGGCAGCCGCCGCACTTCCCGGCCCAGCCGCAGCAACCGCTCGGCTGGACGGCCGTGATCGCGCCGGACCGCGACTACTTCATGGCGATGATGCAGCGCAGCGGCCCCGAGGCGACCGGCCTCAACCTGCCCGCCTACTCGCCGGAGCAGCGGCTTCCGCTCTCGGGCAACCAGGTGAGCATCGGCCGCCGCCGGCACTCGACCGGCGAGTCCCCCGACATCGACCTGTCGGTGCCGCCGGAGGACCCGGGTGTGTCCCATCAGCACGCGGTGCTGGTGCAGCAGCCGGACGGGAGTTGGGCGGTCGTCGACAAGAACTCCACCAACGGCACCACGCTGAACGGCGCCGAGGACCCGATCCAGCCGTATGTGCCGATCCCGCTCCAGGACGGCGACCGGGTGCACGTGGGGGCCTGGACCACGATCACGGTCCGCCGGGGCTGA
- a CDS encoding methyltransferase domain-containing protein, producing MAAHADPPPEPRPGTGADPSAGPGAGADPFAGPGAEARAAMVREIVRGGGLTDPAWRAAFGEVPRHLFVPSYFAVREGVYERLWCEDPDPERRARWLGGAYEDGPLATRLRDGALLTSSSQPSLMAVMLDALRLRDGDTVLEIGAGTGYNAALLAHRLGDGAVTTVDLDPDITESARAHLAAAGHRPCVVTGDGARGCPRRAPFDAVVATCTLPSVPPDWLAQCSPGARIVAPLATGLMTLRVGADTDGRPDAEGRFLRTSAYFVPLRGGMGAPESKAGGLPRRAIENELFRFLLALTADSLDPREALSLWEREHRPRRDRFGVTVRGGRQWAWLDDPEGPYAWPLGGPGA from the coding sequence ATGGCTGCACACGCGGATCCCCCGCCGGAACCGCGCCCCGGAACGGGAGCGGACCCGTCCGCCGGGCCGGGGGCCGGGGCGGACCCGTTCGCCGGGCCGGGGGCCGAGGCGCGGGCCGCCATGGTGCGGGAGATCGTCCGCGGGGGAGGACTGACGGATCCCGCCTGGCGGGCGGCGTTCGGCGAGGTGCCGCGGCACCTGTTCGTCCCCAGCTACTTCGCGGTCCGGGAAGGCGTCTACGAGCGGCTCTGGTGCGAGGACCCCGACCCGGAGCGGCGCGCCCGCTGGCTCGGCGGCGCGTACGAGGACGGGCCGCTGGCCACCCGGCTGCGCGACGGCGCGCTGCTGACGTCGTCCAGCCAGCCGTCCCTGATGGCGGTCATGCTCGACGCGCTCCGCCTCCGCGACGGGGACACGGTGCTGGAGATCGGCGCGGGCACCGGCTACAACGCGGCCCTGCTCGCACACCGGCTCGGCGACGGGGCCGTCACCACCGTGGACCTCGACCCGGACATCACCGAGTCCGCGAGGGCGCACCTCGCCGCGGCTGGCCACCGGCCCTGCGTGGTCACGGGCGACGGGGCCCGCGGCTGCCCCCGGCGGGCGCCGTTCGACGCCGTCGTCGCCACCTGCACCCTGCCGTCGGTGCCGCCGGACTGGCTCGCCCAGTGCAGCCCGGGCGCCCGTATCGTCGCCCCGCTGGCCACCGGGCTGATGACCCTGCGGGTGGGGGCCGACACGGACGGGCGGCCGGACGCGGAAGGGCGCTTCCTGCGGACCTCCGCCTACTTCGTGCCGTTGCGCGGCGGGATGGGGGCGCCGGAGAGCAAGGCGGGCGGGCTGCCGCGCCGGGCGATCGAGAACGAGCTCTTCCGCTTCCTCCTCGCACTGACGGCCGACAGCCTGGACCCGCGCGAGGCGCTGTCCCTGTGGGAGCGCGAGCACCGGCCGCGGCGGGACCGGTTCGGCGTCACCGTGCGCGGCGGGCGCCAGTGGGCCTGGCTGGACGACCCCGAGGGTCCCTACGCCTGGCCGCTCGGCGGACCGGGGGCGTGA
- a CDS encoding globin, with amino-acid sequence MNEIPRGTLQEQTFYEQVGGEETFRRLVHRFYEGVADDPLLRPMYPEEDLGPAEERLVLFLMQYWGGPRTYSDNRGHPRLRMRHAPFAVDRAAHDAWLRHMRTAVDELGLSAEHEHQLWSYLTYAAASMVNTPDR; translated from the coding sequence GTGAACGAGATTCCGCGCGGGACACTTCAGGAGCAGACCTTCTACGAGCAGGTCGGCGGCGAGGAGACCTTTCGACGCCTCGTCCACCGTTTCTACGAGGGCGTCGCCGACGACCCGTTGCTGCGGCCGATGTATCCGGAGGAGGATCTCGGCCCCGCCGAGGAGCGGCTGGTGCTGTTCCTGATGCAGTACTGGGGAGGGCCCCGGACGTACAGCGACAACCGGGGGCACCCCCGGCTGCGGATGCGCCACGCCCCCTTCGCCGTCGACCGGGCGGCGCACGACGCGTGGCTCAGGCACATGCGGACCGCGGTGGACGAGCTGGGGCTCTCCGCCGAGCACGAGCACCAGTTGTGGAGCTACCTGACCTACGCCGCCGCGTCGATGGTCAACACCCCCGACCGGTAA
- a CDS encoding ABC transporter permease produces the protein MTGFVLLRLRAHRLLLAAALVAVLLTTCVLSALAAFSGSVGDAALRHTLGTREAAGTALTVSARTPADRRDAADEAVARGAAASFDGLPVTVRKLERSGAYALPRSLRSPEARKGEPDLTHFAALDPAQVAVAAGRLPGPAGGGGPVPVALPEAAAKLLELTVGARLELTDRLTEKPLTAEVVGVYRAADPADPYWQLDPLGGRGVRSAVFTTYGPLLADPGVLASGRTGAGDSAWIARADFRPVTTDRIGALHTAAVAGPAALGKDPVFAGAVTVRTSLPTVLAQSERALLVARSTLLIVAMQLVVLAGCTLVLVARLLSSERAGETGLLRARGASRGRIAGLASVEALLLALPAALCAPLLAGPLTRLLAANSALDDSGLRVDGAPAGQVWLVALAVAVCCAAAVVAPALGAGGEGLRRGRGRSLPGPVRAGADLGLLAVAAVAFWQLDRQSGAAGGGALSGDREGELGVDPLLITAPALALLAGTVLTLRLLPPAARLAERWAAGGRGLPMALAGWQFSRRPLRGAGPVLLLVLSVAMGMLAIGQSASWDRSQDDQADFRSGASVRVLADGTGGPGDAGRYAALPGVREAAPAVRAPVGLSANRTATVLALDTTGAADRLLMRGDLADGDPGAVLDTLKPSGGVRPGLLLPADARRAALDLRLTAEGARGGVSPSGTRVRTVAVFEDRYGIVHRIAAGTVPVDGRVHTVTLDLGTTASGGGALPAGPLALTGVRLLDTPVPQRAEDHRLTVERVRSAGGDGTLRPVAADPGLRWEAAYQSSNGTDAADPVPLRVAPQGPAPLSVRYTPAPGELGVNAWGRPLETADFAVQVSAVRPPAPRQIPAVVTDAFLDASGAARGDSLDVTFGGRDLRITVAGVVRRLPTTGAGAGAPVPDGADRTPADAADGGGVLLDFRTVNAVLAADGGASLTPSEWWLATAPGAADEVAGALRALPDADGTRVLVRDDTAAGLHGDPLGAGPRSALLAVAVVAAALAAVGFAVSAAGSLRERSSEFAVLRALGAPRRRLARLVAAEQGVLIGIALLVGVVLGAVLTRAVVPLIVLTGQATQPVPGVLVELPVGQVASLLAGVAALPLLIVAVIALRRPDPAVTLRHQGDN, from the coding sequence GTGACGGGGTTCGTACTGCTGCGCCTTCGGGCGCACAGGCTGCTGCTGGCCGCCGCACTGGTGGCCGTCCTGCTGACCACCTGCGTGCTGTCCGCCCTCGCCGCCTTCTCCGGATCGGTCGGCGACGCGGCCCTGCGCCACACCCTCGGCACCCGGGAGGCGGCCGGGACCGCCCTCACGGTCTCCGCCCGGACCCCCGCGGACCGCCGCGACGCCGCCGACGAGGCGGTCGCCCGTGGCGCGGCGGCCTCCTTCGACGGCCTGCCGGTCACCGTGCGCAAGCTGGAGCGCTCGGGCGCGTACGCGCTGCCGCGGTCGCTCCGGAGTCCCGAGGCCCGCAAGGGCGAACCCGATCTCACGCACTTCGCCGCCCTGGACCCCGCGCAGGTGGCCGTGGCGGCCGGACGGCTGCCGGGTCCCGCGGGCGGCGGCGGCCCCGTGCCGGTCGCCCTCCCGGAGGCGGCCGCGAAGCTGCTGGAGCTGACGGTGGGCGCCCGGCTCGAACTGACCGACCGGCTCACCGAGAAGCCGCTCACCGCCGAGGTCGTGGGCGTGTACCGGGCGGCCGACCCGGCCGACCCGTACTGGCAGCTCGACCCGCTCGGCGGGCGCGGGGTGCGCTCCGCCGTGTTCACCACGTACGGTCCGCTGCTCGCCGACCCCGGCGTGCTCGCCTCGGGCCGCACCGGCGCGGGCGACTCCGCGTGGATCGCCCGGGCCGACTTCCGCCCGGTGACCACCGACCGGATCGGCGCGCTGCACACGGCGGCCGTCGCCGGACCCGCGGCGCTCGGCAAGGACCCGGTGTTCGCCGGGGCGGTGACGGTGCGCACCTCGCTGCCGACGGTCCTCGCGCAGAGCGAGCGGGCCCTGCTGGTGGCCCGTTCGACACTGCTGATCGTGGCCATGCAGCTGGTGGTGCTGGCCGGCTGCACCCTGGTGCTGGTGGCCAGGCTGCTGAGCAGCGAGCGGGCCGGGGAGACCGGGCTGCTGCGGGCCCGGGGCGCCTCGCGGGGCCGGATCGCTGGGCTGGCCTCGGTCGAGGCCCTGCTGCTCGCGCTGCCCGCCGCCCTGTGCGCACCGCTGCTCGCTGGGCCGCTGACCCGGCTGCTCGCCGCGAACTCCGCGCTGGACGACAGCGGTCTGCGCGTGGACGGAGCGCCTGCCGGACAGGTGTGGCTGGTGGCCCTCGCGGTGGCCGTGTGCTGTGCCGCCGCCGTGGTGGCGCCCGCGCTCGGCGCGGGCGGCGAGGGACTGCGACGCGGCCGCGGCCGGTCGCTGCCCGGACCGGTGCGGGCCGGCGCCGACCTCGGGCTGCTGGCCGTAGCGGCGGTGGCCTTCTGGCAGCTGGACCGGCAGTCCGGGGCGGCCGGCGGCGGCGCGCTGAGCGGCGACCGGGAGGGCGAACTCGGTGTCGATCCGCTGCTGATCACGGCTCCCGCCCTGGCTCTGCTGGCGGGCACCGTGCTGACGCTGCGGCTGCTGCCGCCCGCCGCCCGGCTCGCCGAACGGTGGGCCGCGGGCGGACGCGGGCTGCCGATGGCGCTGGCCGGCTGGCAGTTCAGCCGGCGTCCGCTGCGCGGCGCGGGCCCGGTGCTGCTGCTCGTGCTCTCGGTGGCGATGGGCATGCTCGCGATCGGGCAGAGCGCGTCGTGGGACCGTTCGCAGGACGACCAGGCCGACTTCCGTTCGGGCGCGTCGGTGCGCGTGCTGGCCGACGGCACGGGCGGCCCGGGCGACGCGGGACGGTACGCCGCCCTGCCCGGTGTGCGGGAGGCGGCCCCCGCGGTGCGCGCGCCGGTCGGCCTGTCGGCGAACCGCACCGCGACCGTGCTCGCCCTGGACACCACGGGTGCGGCGGACCGGCTGCTGATGCGCGGCGACCTCGCGGACGGGGATCCCGGGGCGGTGCTGGACACCCTGAAGCCCTCCGGCGGCGTCCGCCCCGGCCTGCTGCTGCCCGCGGACGCCCGGCGCGCCGCCCTGGACCTCCGGCTCACCGCGGAGGGCGCCCGGGGCGGGGTGTCGCCGTCGGGGACGCGGGTGCGGACGGTCGCCGTGTTCGAGGACCGGTACGGGATCGTCCACCGGATCGCCGCGGGCACCGTGCCCGTCGACGGCCGGGTCCACACGGTGACCCTCGACCTCGGCACCACCGCGTCGGGGGGCGGCGCGCTTCCGGCGGGGCCGCTCGCGCTGACCGGCGTACGCCTGCTGGACACCCCGGTGCCGCAGCGGGCGGAGGACCACCGGCTGACCGTCGAACGCGTCCGGTCCGCCGGCGGGGACGGCACCCTGCGCCCCGTCGCCGCGGACCCCGGACTCAGGTGGGAGGCGGCGTACCAGTCGAGCAACGGCACGGACGCCGCGGACCCGGTCCCGCTGCGGGTCGCGCCGCAGGGGCCCGCCCCGCTGAGCGTCCGCTACACCCCGGCCCCCGGCGAACTGGGCGTCAACGCCTGGGGCCGTCCCCTGGAGACGGCGGATTTCGCGGTGCAGGTCTCCGCGGTCCGGCCGCCCGCGCCGCGGCAGATCCCCGCCGTGGTCACCGACGCGTTCCTGGACGCCTCCGGCGCGGCCCGGGGCGACAGCCTCGACGTGACGTTCGGCGGCCGGGACCTGCGGATCACCGTCGCCGGCGTGGTGCGGCGGCTGCCGACGACGGGGGCCGGGGCCGGCGCCCCGGTCCCGGACGGCGCGGACCGGACACCGGCGGACGCGGCCGACGGCGGCGGCGTCCTCCTGGACTTCCGGACCGTCAACGCCGTGCTCGCCGCTGACGGCGGCGCGTCGCTGACGCCGTCCGAGTGGTGGCTGGCGACCGCGCCGGGCGCGGCGGACGAAGTCGCCGGCGCGCTGCGCGCGCTCCCGGACGCCGACGGCACCCGGGTCCTCGTCCGTGACGACACCGCCGCCGGACTCCACGGCGACCCGCTGGGCGCGGGACCCCGCTCGGCGCTCCTCGCCGTCGCCGTGGTGGCCGCCGCCCTGGCCGCGGTCGGGTTCGCGGTGAGCGCGGCCGGGTCGCTGCGCGAGCGGTCCTCGGAGTTCGCCGTGCTGCGGGCCCTCGGTGCCCCGCGCCGCAGGCTCGCCCGGCTGGTCGCGGCGGAGCAGGGGGTGCTGATCGGCATCGCGCTGCTCGTCGGCGTGGTCCTCGGCGCGGTGCTGACCCGGGCCGTCGTGCCGCTGATCGTGCTGACCGGGCAGGCGACCCAGCCGGTGCCGGGGGTCCTGGTCGAACTGCCCGTGGGACAGGTGGCGTCGCTGCTCGCCGGTGTGGCGGCGCTGCCGCTGCTGATCGTCGCCGTCATCGCCCTGCGCCGCCCGGACCCCGCGGTGACGCTGCGCCACCAGGGGGACAACTGA
- a CDS encoding FtsX-like permease family protein — MTRQPASRPGPGARSRRPVAPWVRTRLRTSPGTAAAFGVLVLLTAFLAAAFPRAVDAYENRGLRHAITGAPAARSAVEVSTPGPGLSGSEEAREASLRSAAVTGHWATVLEALGGPLRALPGESAHGVRTSVPLPATDDWLPRPESVPPQMTLAAQSGLAEHSTVTEGRLPRAGGEVTSRTREIEAVVTTGTAKTLGIATGSVVHVGAADGPALAVRVTGIVEPRSPEGGYWSYDEVLRAPGLGATTGSPPSVYWKAALLIAPDAAPALLGTLGAPQPYWRVAPATGRLTAQDVPELSRRLASLEDGPGLIGLKDLIDENADVSTDLDGVLGDFEAMRSAISPVVAVAAFGIGSVAVVVVVMAGGLFAARRRSELALLRSRGGSLAGIGGRLLAETGVVAVPAAVLGLALAVLAVDDARDGPAVAAAAAVAAVACAALPVRAVIRHRVPLAHGGRDDLALARPSRRRTVAELTLLVLAVGAVAALRRRGTSDAGDHLASAAPVLVALIAALVLVRLYPVPLRWAARPAARLRGAVGYLSLARAGRSSAVGALPLLALLLALATAGFGGSVLAGVDDARARAALLATGADARVSGEGDSAALPPGAERAVRGLPGVRSVTAVQIEHALTLPAAGRQAEAPAVSLVAADPGAYASLARRLGLGEFPEQALRPGGDPGVVRAVASPGVAAWLGGGRHRIDAVAGAFTVEIAAVRERTPAVASKEFLLVDAARLERRAPSALLVTGERLDGTAMRAAAKELGGDLTVRLRAEARAGFTDSPVQAGAERIYTAAIAAGAGYAVLALMLSLLQSAPERTMLLARLRTMGLTMRQGRSLLGLEALPPALLAAAGGALVGWATIALLAPGVDLVRLALAAAPGAATVDDVSLRADAWSLVLPATAVVLLAALVAGVQAWWAGRRGSVRELRAGDMR; from the coding sequence ATGACCAGGCAACCCGCGTCCCGTCCCGGCCCCGGCGCACGGAGCCGGCGGCCCGTCGCCCCCTGGGTGCGGACCCGGCTGCGCACCTCTCCCGGCACCGCCGCCGCGTTCGGCGTCCTGGTGCTGCTGACCGCCTTCCTGGCCGCCGCGTTCCCGCGTGCCGTGGACGCGTACGAGAACCGCGGCCTGCGGCACGCGATCACCGGCGCTCCCGCCGCGCGCAGTGCGGTGGAGGTGTCGACACCGGGTCCCGGGCTCTCCGGGTCCGAGGAGGCACGGGAGGCGAGCCTGCGGTCGGCGGCCGTGACCGGGCACTGGGCGACGGTGCTGGAGGCGCTCGGCGGGCCGCTGCGCGCCCTGCCCGGCGAGTCCGCCCACGGTGTGCGCACCAGCGTGCCGCTGCCCGCGACGGACGACTGGCTCCCGCGGCCCGAATCGGTGCCCCCGCAGATGACGCTGGCCGCCCAGAGCGGGCTGGCCGAACACTCCACCGTCACCGAGGGCCGCCTGCCGCGGGCCGGCGGCGAGGTCACCTCCCGCACCCGGGAGATCGAGGCGGTCGTCACCACCGGGACCGCGAAGACCCTCGGCATCGCGACCGGCTCGGTGGTCCATGTCGGCGCCGCCGACGGGCCGGCGCTCGCGGTTCGCGTCACGGGCATCGTCGAGCCGCGCTCGCCGGAAGGCGGCTACTGGTCCTACGACGAGGTGCTGCGCGCCCCGGGCCTGGGCGCCACGACGGGATCGCCGCCCAGCGTCTACTGGAAGGCCGCCCTCCTCATCGCCCCGGACGCGGCCCCCGCGCTGCTGGGCACCCTGGGCGCGCCGCAGCCCTACTGGCGCGTCGCCCCGGCGACCGGCCGGCTCACGGCGCAGGACGTGCCCGAGCTCTCCCGGCGTCTCGCGTCGCTGGAGGACGGCCCGGGTCTGATCGGACTGAAGGACCTGATCGACGAGAACGCGGACGTCTCCACCGATCTGGACGGTGTGCTCGGGGACTTCGAGGCCATGCGGTCGGCGATCTCCCCGGTCGTCGCCGTCGCGGCGTTCGGGATCGGCTCGGTCGCCGTGGTCGTGGTCGTCATGGCGGGCGGCCTGTTCGCCGCCCGCCGCCGTTCCGAGCTCGCCCTGCTGCGCTCGCGCGGCGGTTCGCTCGCCGGGATCGGCGGCCGGCTGCTCGCGGAGACCGGCGTGGTGGCGGTGCCCGCCGCCGTGCTCGGCCTGGCCCTGGCGGTGCTCGCCGTCGACGACGCCCGTGACGGCCCGGCGGTCGCCGCGGCGGCGGCCGTCGCCGCCGTCGCCTGTGCCGCGCTGCCGGTACGGGCGGTGATACGGCACCGGGTGCCGCTCGCGCACGGCGGCCGGGACGATCTCGCGCTCGCCCGGCCGAGCCGGCGCCGCACGGTCGCCGAACTGACCCTGCTGGTCCTCGCCGTGGGAGCGGTGGCCGCGCTGCGGCGCCGGGGCACCTCCGACGCCGGCGACCATCTGGCGAGCGCCGCCCCCGTCCTGGTGGCCCTGATCGCCGCGCTCGTGCTGGTCCGGCTGTACCCGGTGCCGCTGCGCTGGGCCGCGCGCCCGGCGGCACGGCTGCGGGGCGCGGTCGGATACCTGTCGCTGGCCAGGGCGGGCCGTTCGTCGGCCGTCGGGGCGCTGCCGCTGCTGGCGCTGCTGCTGGCCCTGGCGACGGCCGGGTTCGGCGGCTCGGTGCTGGCCGGGGTGGACGACGCGCGGGCCCGGGCGGCGCTGCTGGCCACCGGCGCCGACGCGCGGGTGTCCGGGGAGGGGGACTCCGCCGCGCTGCCGCCGGGCGCGGAACGTGCCGTCCGCGGCCTGCCCGGGGTGCGCTCGGTCACCGCGGTGCAGATCGAGCACGCCCTGACCCTGCCCGCCGCAGGCCGCCAGGCCGAGGCCCCCGCCGTGTCCCTGGTCGCGGCCGACCCCGGCGCGTACGCGTCGCTGGCCCGCCGCCTGGGGCTCGGCGAGTTCCCGGAGCAGGCTCTGCGGCCGGGCGGCGACCCCGGCGTGGTGCGGGCCGTGGCCTCGCCCGGCGTCGCCGCCTGGCTCGGCGGCGGGCGGCATCGGATCGACGCAGTCGCGGGGGCCTTCACCGTGGAGATCGCCGCGGTCAGGGAGCGCACGCCGGCCGTCGCGTCGAAGGAGTTCCTGCTGGTCGACGCCGCCCGGCTGGAGCGCCGCGCCCCGTCCGCCCTGCTGGTGACCGGCGAGCGGCTGGACGGCACCGCGATGCGGGCTGCGGCGAAGGAGCTCGGCGGGGACCTCACCGTACGGCTGCGCGCCGAGGCGCGGGCCGGTTTCACCGACTCGCCGGTCCAGGCGGGCGCGGAGCGCATCTACACCGCGGCGATCGCGGCGGGCGCGGGATACGCCGTGCTGGCGCTGATGCTGTCGCTGCTCCAGTCGGCGCCGGAGCGGACCATGCTCCTCGCCCGGCTGCGGACCATGGGACTGACCATGCGTCAGGGACGGTCGCTGCTCGGGCTGGAGGCGCTGCCCCCGGCGCTGCTCGCCGCGGCGGGCGGCGCGCTCGTCGGCTGGGCGACCATCGCGCTGCTGGCGCCGGGCGTCGACCTGGTGCGGCTGGCGCTGGCGGCCGCACCGGGGGCCGCCACCGTCGACGACGTGTCGCTGCGGGCCGACGCCTGGTCGCTGGTGCTGCCGGCGACGGCGGTGGTGCTGCTGGCGGCCCTCGTCGCCGGCGTGCAGGCCTGGTGGGCGGGCCGGCGCGGATCCGTCCGGGAACTCAGGGCAGGAGACATGCGATGA